AGTCGGTAACAACCGCGACGGGCATCTCGGCACGGTAGCCGATCGGCTCGGTGGCCGCCGACGCCGAGATGCCCCGCAGTCAGGGCAAATCATGGCAAAGAAGCAGGCAACACAGACCAAAAGGCTTGGTCGATCCGCCAGGCGGCTGCGCCCGTACCGGCTCGCACCACGGTGGCTCAGATCGCGGCGGGAATCGGCTCCCGGGCGGCCGGCCCGACGTTGTGGGCACGCAGTTGCCAGCCGCGCACCGTGTCGTAGCGCAGCTCGGTCCAGTGGCAGTTCTGCAACGAGCCGAGTTGGCGCAGGATCTCCGGGGACCAGCCGAGCAGATGGCCGCAGCCCTGCCGGGCGCCACCACCGTGGGTGGCGACCACGGTGGTGCCACCGGGCGTCTCGTCCGCCGCCGCCTGGAGCGCGGCACCGACCCGCTTGCCCAGGTCGTCGAGGCTCTCCACCTCGCAGCCCGGATCCTGGTCGCCGGCCCGCCAGCGGGCGTGCTCGGCCGGGAACCGGGCGGCGACCTCGTGCATGGTGAGGCCCTGCCACTGACCGTAGTGCCGTTCGCGCAGGCGGGCATCGGTGCGCACCGGCAACCCGGTCAGCGCGGCCAGCGCCGCCGCCGTACGGGCGGCCCGCTGCAGATCGCTCGAGACGATGGCGTCCGGCTTCAGTGCGGCGAGCATGTCCGAGGCGGCGGCGGCCTGCTCCACACCCAGCTCGTTGAGGGGGGTGTCGGTCTGCCCCTGCACCCGGTTACCCGCGTTCCAGTCGGTGTTGCCGTGCCGCCAGACGATCAGTCGGGTCATTCGCCGTGGCCGGCGTCGGCGTCCACGAGGTCGCGGTCGACGAACGGGATGATCGGGCAGTCCTTCCACAACCGGTCGAGAGCGTAGAACTCGCGCTCTTCGGTGTGCTGGACGTGCACCACGATGTCGACGTAGTCGAGCAGCACCCAACGGCCGGCCCGCTCGCCCTCGCGACGTACCGGCTTCGCCTTTTCCGAGAGGGTGAGCAGCTGCTCTTCGATCGCGTCGACGATCGCCTGGACCTGGCGCTCACTCGGCGCCGAGGCGACCAGGAAAATGTCGGTGATGGCCAGCTGGTCGCCTACGTCGATCAGGACGATGTCCTGCGCCTTCTTGTCAGCGGCAGCCTGTGCGGCGGCCAATGCCAGCTCAAGGGCGCGATCGGAAGCTGTCACCGTACTCCTTTGGTCGACTGTGGGACTCTCCTAGCCTCTCACACGCTGCTGAGTTACGACTTGGCAGTTAGCGAACAACAGGTCGCAAACACCCCAAACCGTTACTGATACAGCCGGCGTTTGGCAATGTACTGGACCACACCGTCGGGTACGAGGTACCAGACGGGCTCCCCGGCGGCGACCCTGGCCCGGCAGTCGGTGGACGAAATCGCCATCGCCGGCACCTGGACCAGGCTCACCGAGTCGGCCGGCAGGTGCCCGGCGGAGAGTTCGAAGCCCGGCCGGGTCACCCCGATGAAGTGCGCCAGCTCGAACACCTGGTCGGCGTCCTTCCAGGAAAGGATCTTCTCCAGCGCGTCCGCTCCGGTGATGAAGAAGAGCTGCGCCTTCGGGCCGTACTGCTCGTGCAGGTCGCGCAACGTGTCGACGGTGTAGGTGGGGCCGTCCCGGTCGATGTCGACGCGGCTGACCTGGAACCGGGGGTTCGAGGCGGTGGCGATGACGGTCATCAGGTAGCGGTCCTCGGGCGAGGAGACCGGCTCGTCGGCCTTCTGCCACGGGTGGCCGGTGGGCACGAAGATGACCTCGTCGAGCCCGAACCGGTCGGCGACCTCGCTGGCCGCGACCAGGTGACCGTGATGAATCGGGTCGAAGGTGCCACCCATGATCCCGATTCGTCGGGTATCTTCCTCCACCTCTTGATCGTATGCCGGGGCGGCCTTCCCGCCGCCCCGGCATGACGCAGATCGCACCCGGTCGATCCGGGCGCCGCCACCCGTCGCCGGTCCGGGCCGCCGGTCACACCACCCCGGTGGAACGCGCCCAGATCGCCCGCCGTAGGTCGTCGGCCGCGTCGGTCACCACCCGACGCAGTCCCGGGGTCAGGTCGTCGCGGGCCAGCAGCGCCGCGGCCAGATCCTGGGTCCGCTGCTCCACCACGTACTGGGGGAAGGCGAGCTTGGCCACCTGGTCGGCGGTCCACGCGGTACGCAACCGCGCTGCCGCCGGCATCTCGGCGAAGTACCGCTCCACATAGGAGGCGGTGAGCTCCGCCTGTTCCGGCTGCCAGAACCCGGCCGCGTTCGCCTCCACGAGTCGGTTGGACAGCGAGGTGTCGCTGATCAGGACCTGCCAGGCGTGCTCCTTCGCCGCCGGGTCCGGCAACGCGGCCCGGCACCGGGCCGCCCGTTCGGCACCGGCGGCACTCTGGTCGGCGGCCAACTCGGCGGCGATCTCCGCCTCGCCGACCGCGCCGAGCACGGCAAGTCGGCCGACCAGCGCCCACCGCAGGTCGATGTCGACGGCGAGCCCGTCCGGCACCCCCTCGCCGGCCAGCCAGCCGGCGAGCCGGTCAGCGTCGACGCTCGCCTCGATCAGGCCGCGGGCGGCGGCGAGCTGCACCGAACCACCGGCCGGGGCGGTTCCGAGCAACCGGTCGCAGGCCTGGGCGACGTACTCCAGCGCGGCGAGGCGGCGCTCCGGATCGAGATAGCGGTCGATCAGCGGACGGGAGAGTTTCAGCGCCTCCTCGACCAGGATGACCTCGGTCTCCCCGGGCAGCGCGGCGAGGATCAGCGCCACCAGGTCGGAGACCGGACGTTCACCGTCGGTCACCGCGTCGATGGTCGCGGTCCAGAGCAAGGCACGTGTCAGCGAGTCGTCCATGCCCGGCAGCACCTGAGGTACGGCGGCGGCGGACGCGTCGTCGAGACGTACCTTGGCGAAGGTCAGGTCACCGTCGTTGAGCAGCAGCACCGCGGCGGCCGGTTGACCGGCCAGCTCGGTGATGACCGTCCGTCCCTTGTCGACGGTCGGGTCGAGGTCGGCCTCGATCCGGGCACGCAGTACGGCCACCGGCCGACCGGCGGGACCGGATTCGTCGGTGTCGTAGAGGCCCACCCCGATCCGGTGCGGACGCAGCACCGGATGCTCCGCCGGGGCGGTCTGCACCACCGCCACCTCACGGTAGGTGCCGTCCTCGGCCACGCTCACCTCGGCCCGCAGCGTGTTCACCTGTGCCCGGCGCAACCAGAGTTCGGCCCACCCGGTCAGGTCCCGGCCGCTGGCCTCGCTCATCGCGCCGAGCAGGTCGGCCAGGGTGGCGTTGCCGTACTTCCGGGCGGCGAAGTGCGCGTTCAGCCCGGCCAGGAACGCTTCGTCGCCGAGCCCGGCGACGAGCTGCCGCAACACGGACGCGCCCTTGGCGTACGAGATGCCGT
The Micromonospora pisi DNA segment above includes these coding regions:
- the rsfS gene encoding ribosome silencing factor; translation: MTASDRALELALAAAQAAADKKAQDIVLIDVGDQLAITDIFLVASAPSERQVQAIVDAIEEQLLTLSEKAKPVRREGERAGRWVLLDYVDIVVHVQHTEEREFYALDRLWKDCPIIPFVDRDLVDADAGHGE
- the nadD gene encoding nicotinate-nucleotide adenylyltransferase, with amino-acid sequence MEEDTRRIGIMGGTFDPIHHGHLVAASEVADRFGLDEVIFVPTGHPWQKADEPVSSPEDRYLMTVIATASNPRFQVSRVDIDRDGPTYTVDTLRDLHEQYGPKAQLFFITGADALEKILSWKDADQVFELAHFIGVTRPGFELSAGHLPADSVSLVQVPAMAISSTDCRARVAAGEPVWYLVPDGVVQYIAKRRLYQ
- the pepN gene encoding aminopeptidase N, which gives rise to MPSLTRVEAAERAALLTVESYHVDLDLTTGDERFRSVTTIRFRATSGATTFVDVKPARLTSVRLNDTTIDPATLVDGRLSLSGLHDENTLTVDAEMAYSNTGEGLHRFVDPADGEAYLYAMAFLDEGPAIHASFDQPDLKAPVTLSVTAPENWLVAANGAPLRPPTAGRWEFVPTAPLATYFISLIAGPYHARHDEHDGIPLGLYCRRSLAAHLDQDADEIFTVTKQCLDRFHELFEIRYPFGKYDQAFVPEFNAGAMENPGLVTIRDDYVFRSAVTDSERERRATTIAHEMAHMWFGDLVTMRWWDDLWLNESFAQYLGVRVAAEATRFDGAWTTFGLRGKGWGYAADQRPSTHPVAPAEVVDAAAGLLNFDGISYAKGASVLRQLVAGLGDEAFLAGLNAHFAARKYGNATLADLLGAMSEASGRDLTGWAELWLRRAQVNTLRAEVSVAEDGTYREVAVVQTAPAEHPVLRPHRIGVGLYDTDESGPAGRPVAVLRARIEADLDPTVDKGRTVITELAGQPAAAVLLLNDGDLTFAKVRLDDASAAAVPQVLPGMDDSLTRALLWTATIDAVTDGERPVSDLVALILAALPGETEVILVEEALKLSRPLIDRYLDPERRLAALEYVAQACDRLLGTAPAGGSVQLAAARGLIEASVDADRLAGWLAGEGVPDGLAVDIDLRWALVGRLAVLGAVGEAEIAAELAADQSAAGAERAARCRAALPDPAAKEHAWQVLISDTSLSNRLVEANAAGFWQPEQAELTASYVERYFAEMPAAARLRTAWTADQVAKLAFPQYVVEQRTQDLAAALLARDDLTPGLRRVVTDAADDLRRAIWARSTGVV
- a CDS encoding histidine phosphatase family protein; protein product: MTRLIVWRHGNTDWNAGNRVQGQTDTPLNELGVEQAAAASDMLAALKPDAIVSSDLQRAARTAAALAALTGLPVRTDARLRERHYGQWQGLTMHEVAARFPAEHARWRAGDQDPGCEVESLDDLGKRVGAALQAAADETPGGTTVVATHGGGARQGCGHLLGWSPEILRQLGSLQNCHWTELRYDTVRGWQLRAHNVGPAAREPIPAAI